From a region of the Gossypium raimondii isolate GPD5lz chromosome 10, ASM2569854v1, whole genome shotgun sequence genome:
- the LOC105775892 gene encoding major strawberry allergen Fra a 1-2 yields the protein MGVNSYSDEYSSTIPPARLFKALILDSHNLIPKLMPLAIQSIEISGDGGACTIRQINFAEGSQVKFIKNRVDELDEKNFWFKYSLIEGDGMMDKLEKITYEVKFESTTDGGSINKMTSTYYTKGDFVLTEEEIKAGKEKALAMYKVVEA from the exons ATGGGTGTGAACAGTTACAGTGATGAGTACAGTTCCACAATCCCTCCAGCCAGGCTCTTCAAAGCCTTGATTCTTGACTCTCACAATCTCATCCCAAAACTCATGCCATTGGCTATTCAAAGCATTGAAATTAGTGGTGATGGAGGAGCTTGCACCATCAGGCAGATCAACTTTGCTGAAG GTAGCCAAGTTAAGTTCATCAAGAACCGGGTGGAtgagcttgatgaaaagaatttttggttcaaataCAGTTTGATTGAAGGTGATGGAATGATGGACAAGCTTGAAAAGATTACATATGAAGTTAAATTTGAGAGCACTACAGATGGTGGAAGCATAAACAAGATGACAAGCACTTATTACACAAAGGGTGATTTTGTGCTAACCGAAGAGGAAATTAAGGCAGGCAAAGAGAAGGCCTTGGCTATGTACAAAGTAGTGGAAGCCTGA